The following coding sequences are from one Paenibacillus sp. FSL R5-0912 window:
- a CDS encoding aspartate/glutamate racemase family protein has protein sequence MLGIIRVITLQEESAIHLHGELIEHRYGLPVISRCIPDQPQGVYNDETEAESVPKIISLARDLEQQGCTVIGISCAADPALLEARMAVNVPVLGAGSCAAHMSLAYSDKIGVLTILTEVPPLIRSILGDAYLGMDRPDGVTTTLDLGTPAGRAGALAGAARLVERGAQAIVLACTGFATIGLAAELEEQLGIRAFDPILALGAAAAAAASLPGGVRR, from the coding sequence ATGCTTGGAATTATACGTGTAATCACACTGCAAGAGGAGTCTGCAATTCATTTGCACGGAGAATTGATTGAACACCGGTATGGCCTGCCGGTAATCAGCCGCTGTATTCCTGATCAGCCTCAGGGCGTATACAATGACGAGACCGAAGCAGAGTCAGTGCCGAAGATTATCAGCCTGGCCCGGGATCTGGAGCAGCAGGGCTGTACGGTCATCGGCATCAGCTGTGCCGCGGATCCCGCGCTGCTGGAAGCTAGGATGGCAGTAAATGTACCGGTTCTGGGCGCAGGCTCTTGTGCAGCCCATATGTCGCTGGCATACAGCGATAAGATTGGCGTGCTGACGATCCTGACCGAAGTGCCGCCGCTGATCCGCAGCATTCTCGGCGATGCTTACCTCGGCATGGACCGGCCTGATGGGGTAACGACCACTCTTGATTTGGGTACGCCTGCCGGACGGGCAGGCGCACTTGCCGGAGCAGCCCGGCTGGTGGAACGCGGTGCGCAGGCCATAGTCCTCGCCTGCACCGGGTTTGCCACCATCGGCCTGGCGGCGGAGCTGGAAGAACAGCTCGGCATCCGCGCGTTTGATCCGATCCTTGCGCTTGGCGCTGCGGCCGCTGCGGCTGCTTCCTTGCCTGGGGGAGTGCGGCGCTGA
- a CDS encoding aminopeptidase, producing MSEQRILISMNVLKDCLGLGSGELLAVVADDDKRELAESVYEAGKRLGAESMLLIMQARSKSGEEPPAPIAEAMAKADVAICITTHSMTHTAARKQAAAAGTRVATMPGMTDDMFSHGAITADYAQVKTLTEQVAALLSEGSQVRVVKDGLSLSFSIEGRDGVLSTGLYLNPGESGNLPSGEAYIAPMEGTATGQIKVDGSIAGIGALNCPMVLAVERGRLVSAEGESGDRLLDMLGPGDGRLLGEFGIGTNSKARITGVVLEDEKVYGTIHVAFGSNNTFGGVVAAGVHIDAVVMKPDVYIDDKLIMRAGELL from the coding sequence ATGAGTGAGCAACGAATACTGATTAGCATGAATGTCCTTAAGGACTGTCTGGGGCTTGGCAGCGGTGAATTGCTGGCTGTAGTGGCCGATGACGACAAGCGGGAGCTTGCCGAATCCGTCTATGAAGCAGGGAAGCGGCTCGGGGCGGAATCGATGCTATTGATTATGCAGGCACGGAGCAAATCCGGCGAGGAGCCGCCGGCTCCGATTGCTGAAGCTATGGCCAAAGCGGATGTGGCGATATGCATTACGACACATTCGATGACACATACGGCGGCGCGCAAGCAGGCAGCCGCAGCGGGAACGCGGGTGGCGACCATGCCGGGCATGACAGATGACATGTTCAGCCATGGCGCGATCACTGCGGACTATGCGCAGGTGAAGACATTAACAGAGCAGGTTGCTGCGCTGCTGTCTGAGGGAAGCCAGGTGCGTGTAGTTAAAGACGGACTGAGTCTGAGCTTTTCGATTGAGGGCCGGGATGGCGTGCTCAGCACCGGATTGTATCTGAATCCGGGCGAATCGGGCAACCTGCCTTCGGGCGAGGCTTATATTGCGCCAATGGAGGGTACAGCCACCGGCCAGATTAAGGTGGACGGTTCGATTGCAGGTATTGGCGCGCTGAACTGCCCGATGGTGCTGGCGGTAGAGCGGGGCCGTTTGGTTAGTGCAGAAGGCGAGAGCGGTGACAGGCTGCTGGATATGCTTGGTCCCGGTGACGGCAGGCTCCTGGGCGAGTTCGGCATTGGTACAAACAGCAAGGCCAGAATTACAGGTGTGGTGCTGGAGGATGAGAAGGTCTACGGGACCATCCATGTCGCTTTTGGCAGCAATAATACGTTCGGCGGGGTTGTAGCGGCTGGTGTGCATATTGATGCCGTTGTGATGAAGCCGGATGTATATATTGATGATAAGCTGATTATGCGTGCAGGAGAACTGCTCTAG
- a CDS encoding AroM family protein — MSNNIGLITIGQAPRNDVAPIIEKYLEGKAGLVQSGVLDGFTADQVREFYSPGPGEYVLTTRMTDGSAAVISRERIKSVLQGKVDAMEAAGIQTILLACTGVFPGLHTAKAHLIEPDRIIPPVVMAMLDGRRLGLIGPLPEQEESMNEKFAGAGARLPFAAASPYTGTEADFRAAAERLRDLADVIVLDCMGYVEQHRQWAASAGVPAVLSNALMGKLVAEMV, encoded by the coding sequence ATGAGTAATAATATAGGGTTAATCACGATCGGACAAGCTCCCAGGAACGATGTTGCGCCGATTATTGAGAAGTATCTGGAAGGTAAGGCCGGACTGGTTCAGTCCGGGGTACTTGACGGATTCACTGCTGACCAGGTACGCGAATTCTATAGTCCTGGACCGGGGGAGTATGTGCTGACTACCCGCATGACGGACGGATCAGCTGCGGTAATCTCCCGCGAGCGGATAAAGTCCGTTTTGCAGGGGAAGGTTGATGCTATGGAAGCTGCTGGAATTCAGACGATTCTGCTGGCCTGTACCGGTGTTTTTCCGGGACTTCATACGGCCAAGGCCCATCTGATTGAACCGGACCGGATTATCCCTCCGGTTGTTATGGCGATGCTTGACGGACGCCGGCTGGGGCTGATTGGTCCTCTGCCCGAGCAGGAAGAGAGCATGAATGAGAAATTCGCGGGAGCCGGAGCGCGGCTGCCGTTTGCAGCTGCTTCTCCGTATACCGGTACGGAAGCGGATTTCCGAGCGGCTGCTGAGCGCCTGCGGGACTTGGCGGATGTGATTGTGCTTGACTGTATGGGATATGTGGAGCAGCATAGACAGTGGGCGGCCTCCGCAGGAGTGCCTGCCGTGCTGTCCAATGCCCTGATGGGCAAGCTGGTAGCAGAAATGGTGTAA
- a CDS encoding DUF1177 domain-containing protein, protein MALHQTITVLNALDSAYVNGEQVRQLFAAYPAVKVEVQKVEGEKGSTEFVKITIPGSQGKLGGGSAPTFGIVGRLGGIGARPSRIGIVSDADGAVAAIAAALKLANMQTKGDVLQGDVLVTTHICPDAPTLPHEPVDFMDSPVDILQMNEHEVLPEMEAIISIDTTKGNRVVNHKGIAISPTVKEGYILRVSEDLLRIMEMTTGQYPVTFPVTTQDITPYGNGLYHINSILQPAVATSAPVVGLAITAQSMVPGCGTGASHEIDIAQAVRFAIETAKEYTQGICSFYNEAEFAQITELYGSMKVLQTLGKPAVTSH, encoded by the coding sequence ATGGCACTTCATCAGACAATTACAGTTTTGAACGCACTGGACAGCGCTTATGTTAATGGTGAGCAGGTCAGGCAGTTATTCGCAGCATATCCTGCGGTTAAGGTTGAGGTTCAGAAAGTGGAAGGTGAAAAAGGCAGTACGGAATTCGTCAAAATCACCATTCCGGGCAGTCAAGGCAAGCTTGGAGGCGGCAGCGCGCCAACCTTCGGAATTGTCGGCAGACTTGGCGGAATAGGAGCGCGCCCCAGCCGGATCGGCATTGTCTCTGATGCAGACGGCGCAGTGGCGGCAATCGCTGCGGCACTGAAGCTGGCAAACATGCAGACCAAAGGAGACGTACTGCAGGGTGACGTCCTGGTTACGACGCATATTTGCCCGGATGCTCCGACACTGCCGCATGAGCCCGTTGATTTCATGGATTCCCCGGTGGATATCCTGCAGATGAATGAGCACGAGGTATTGCCGGAGATGGAAGCGATTATTTCTATTGATACGACCAAGGGCAACCGTGTGGTGAATCATAAAGGCATTGCAATCTCACCTACGGTCAAAGAAGGGTACATTCTGCGGGTCAGTGAGGATCTGCTGCGCATCATGGAAATGACGACAGGACAGTATCCGGTTACTTTTCCGGTAACTACGCAGGATATTACTCCTTACGGTAACGGACTATATCATATCAATTCCATCCTGCAGCCGGCAGTAGCGACTTCGGCTCCTGTTGTAGGGTTGGCGATTACTGCCCAGTCCATGGTGCCCGGCTGCGGTACAGGGGCTAGCCATGAGATTGATATTGCCCAGGCGGTGCGTTTTGCCATTGAGACAGCCAAAGAGTACACTCAAGGCATATGCTCTTTCTACAACGAAGCTGAATTCGCACAGATTACCGAGCTGTACGGTTCGATGAAAGTGCTGCAGACGCTGGGTAAACCGGCTGTAACCTCTCACTAG
- a CDS encoding serine hydrolase domain-containing protein has product MKLEQTEPQKELQQTIDQEVLLSGFSGTVLVTQHDQTLAAAACGHSNVAEERINQLNTCFGIASGSKLFTAVAICQLVEQGKLSFDGKVLEVLHEQKFPLFSPEITVHQLLTHSSGIPDYFDEEVMDDFAALWEEIPMYTLRRPGDFLALFAALPMKFTPGDRFHYNNAGYILLSLVVEAVSGMNFTDYVEQHIFQPCGMKDSGYFALDALPANTALGYIDNETGENISNIYSIPVVGGGDGGAFVTAADMQKLWTCLLGHKLLQPETTALLLTPHILEDEDTYYGYGVWITIRNGGVLKYHLMGSDPGVSFRSAVYPASGVTFTALCNRSRGTYRMMLAVEENLQL; this is encoded by the coding sequence ATGAAGCTGGAACAGACTGAGCCTCAAAAAGAGCTCCAACAAACCATCGATCAGGAAGTTCTGCTCTCCGGATTTTCGGGTACGGTACTGGTTACGCAACACGATCAGACCCTCGCAGCGGCTGCTTGCGGACACTCCAATGTAGCGGAGGAACGGATTAATCAGCTTAACACCTGCTTCGGGATTGCTTCCGGCAGCAAACTGTTCACAGCAGTAGCCATCTGCCAGCTGGTGGAGCAGGGCAAGCTTTCTTTTGACGGCAAGGTACTGGAAGTTTTACATGAGCAGAAGTTCCCCTTGTTCAGCCCGGAGATCACGGTTCATCAGCTGCTGACGCATAGCTCGGGCATTCCGGATTATTTCGATGAGGAGGTTATGGACGACTTCGCAGCACTTTGGGAGGAGATACCGATGTATACGCTCAGGCGACCCGGTGATTTCCTGGCACTATTTGCAGCCCTGCCGATGAAATTCACTCCCGGCGATCGTTTCCACTATAACAATGCGGGTTATATCTTGCTTAGTCTGGTAGTCGAAGCGGTCAGCGGAATGAATTTCACGGATTATGTGGAGCAGCATATTTTCCAGCCTTGCGGGATGAAGGATTCCGGTTATTTCGCCCTGGATGCCCTCCCGGCCAATACAGCTCTCGGTTATATCGACAATGAGACCGGAGAGAATATCAGCAACATCTATTCCATTCCGGTGGTGGGCGGCGGCGATGGCGGTGCTTTTGTCACGGCAGCGGATATGCAGAAGCTGTGGACATGCCTGCTAGGGCACAAGCTGCTGCAGCCAGAGACGACTGCCCTGCTGCTCACACCGCATATTCTTGAGGATGAGGATACTTACTACGGCTATGGAGTGTGGATTACGATCCGAAACGGCGGGGTGTTAAAATACCATCTCATGGGCTCCGATCCCGGGGTCTCCTTTCGCTCAGCAGTCTATCCGGCAAGCGGCGTAACCTTCACCGCTCTCTGCAACCGGAGTAGAGGGACTTACCGGATGATGCTGGCCGTGGAGGAGAATCTGCAGCTGTAA
- a CDS encoding pyrimidine-nucleoside phosphorylase yields the protein MRAVDLIQKKRDGGELSREEIAFLIQGYSKGEIPDYQISALAMAVYFRGMNARETGDLTLEMAMSGDQVDLSPIAGIKVDKHSTGGVGDKTTVVLAPLVAAAGVPVAKMSGRGLGHTGGTLDKLESITGFSVEMDRERFFTQVGEIGAAVIGQSGNITPADKKLYALRDVTATVESIPLIASSVMSKKIAAGADAIVLDVKTGSGAFMKTLEDSIALAQAMVDIGTHLGRNTVAVISDMDQPLGFGIGNALEIKEGIETLNGHGPKDLQEVCLILGSQMLVLGGKAKDEEEARSILLSHIKDGSALDKFKQMVSAQGGDATQIESPDTLPAARKFIEVKAEAAGYVESIQAEEIGVAAMLLGAGRETKESVIDLAVGIQLAIKVGDAVAAGDTLAVLHVNDASESKVQEAEAKVLEAYRISAQPVPPQPLVFALVTKDGVTRY from the coding sequence ATGCGTGCAGTTGATCTTATTCAGAAAAAAAGAGACGGCGGAGAGCTCAGCCGTGAAGAAATAGCTTTTCTGATTCAAGGCTACAGCAAAGGTGAAATTCCTGATTACCAGATTTCTGCCTTGGCGATGGCTGTCTATTTCCGCGGAATGAACGCACGGGAGACCGGTGATCTGACCCTGGAAATGGCGATGTCCGGTGACCAGGTGGATCTCAGTCCGATAGCCGGCATCAAGGTAGACAAGCATTCTACCGGTGGTGTTGGCGACAAAACGACGGTTGTTTTGGCCCCGCTTGTAGCCGCAGCCGGAGTTCCGGTGGCCAAAATGTCCGGACGCGGCCTCGGCCACACTGGCGGCACACTCGACAAGCTGGAGTCAATCACCGGATTCTCCGTGGAGATGGACCGGGAGCGATTCTTCACCCAGGTAGGGGAGATCGGCGCAGCTGTCATCGGCCAGTCCGGTAACATTACGCCTGCGGACAAGAAGTTGTACGCGCTGCGTGACGTGACTGCAACCGTGGAATCCATTCCGCTGATTGCCAGCTCCGTAATGAGCAAGAAGATCGCCGCAGGTGCGGATGCCATCGTACTTGATGTGAAGACCGGCAGCGGCGCGTTCATGAAGACGCTGGAGGATTCCATCGCACTCGCACAGGCAATGGTGGATATCGGCACGCATCTCGGCCGCAACACGGTCGCAGTGATCAGCGACATGGACCAGCCGCTGGGCTTCGGCATCGGTAATGCGCTGGAGATCAAAGAAGGCATTGAGACCTTGAACGGTCACGGGCCGAAGGATCTGCAGGAGGTCTGCCTCATTCTGGGCAGCCAGATGCTGGTGCTCGGCGGCAAGGCGAAGGACGAAGAAGAAGCGCGCTCCATTCTGCTGTCCCATATCAAAGACGGCAGTGCGCTGGACAAGTTCAAGCAGATGGTGTCTGCCCAAGGCGGCGATGCCACGCAGATTGAGTCGCCGGATACTTTGCCGGCAGCGCGCAAGTTCATCGAAGTGAAGGCGGAAGCCGCAGGGTATGTGGAGAGCATTCAGGCCGAAGAGATCGGCGTAGCGGCAATGCTGCTCGGCGCCGGACGCGAAACGAAGGAATCCGTCATCGACCTGGCCGTTGGCATTCAGCTGGCGATTAAGGTCGGCGATGCCGTAGCCGCAGGCGATACGCTTGCCGTGCTGCATGTGAATGATGCCAGTGAGAGCAAAGTGCAGGAAGCCGAAGCCAAGGTGCTGGAAGCTTACCGCATCTCCGCTCAGCCGGTTCCGCCGCAGCCACTGGTATTCGCGCTGGTGACTAAGGATGGCGTAACGCGCTACTAA